The proteins below come from a single Desulfitobacterium metallireducens DSM 15288 genomic window:
- the ltrA gene encoding group II intron reverse transcriptase/maturase → MKVTESGNSKHRQLRFEDYLQRVSAEQREYAEVCAPPKMTETDNTNTNKQTEGLLKQILSVENLNRAYKQVKRNKGAGGIDGMQVDELLPFLKEHKNELLQSLWDGKYRPKPVRRVEIPKENGKTRKLGIPTVVDRLIQQAITQVLSPIFEEQFSNNSFGFRPNRSAHDALLKCQGHITEGYKYVVDMDLEKYFDTVNQSKLIQILSETIKDGRVISLIHKFLRAGVMVDGLFEESPEGVPQGGPLSPLLGNIMLNECDHELEKRGHRFVRYADDMMIFCKSKKAAKRALDHILPFIEGKLFLKVNREKTKISHVNYVKYLGYSFYIYRGFGRLRIHPKSIQKLKDKIREVTGRSNGMGIEERRTKLNQIVRGWTNYFKLADARNLLKTLDEWLRSRIRMVTWKRWKRTRTRFENLKKVGIQEEQAWMWANTRKGYWRTAHSPILTKALSNKRFERIGYLSFSYSAK, encoded by the coding sequence ATGAAAGTTACTGAAAGTGGTAATTCAAAACACAGACAACTTCGATTCGAAGACTATCTGCAAAGGGTATCTGCGGAACAGAGAGAGTATGCGGAAGTGTGCGCGCCACCTAAGATGACTGAAACCGACAACACCAACACGAACAAGCAGACAGAAGGCTTGCTTAAGCAAATTCTTAGCGTCGAAAACCTAAACCGAGCTTACAAACAGGTGAAGAGAAATAAAGGCGCAGGTGGAATCGATGGTATGCAGGTGGATGAACTTCTACCCTTCCTGAAAGAGCACAAGAATGAACTTTTGCAATCCCTCTGGGACGGTAAATACCGTCCAAAACCCGTACGGAGGGTAGAGATACCCAAAGAGAACGGAAAGACTAGAAAACTGGGAATACCAACAGTCGTAGACCGGTTAATCCAACAAGCGATTACTCAAGTCCTGAGCCCCATCTTTGAAGAGCAGTTCTCAAACAACAGTTTTGGATTCCGACCGAACCGCAGTGCTCATGATGCACTGTTGAAATGCCAGGGTCATATTACAGAAGGATACAAATATGTAGTAGACATGGACTTAGAGAAATACTTTGATACGGTCAACCAGAGCAAACTGATTCAAATTCTGTCTGAGACAATAAAAGACGGGCGAGTCATCTCACTCATCCACAAATTCCTAAGAGCAGGAGTTATGGTGGATGGTTTGTTTGAGGAAAGCCCCGAGGGCGTACCGCAAGGCGGACCCCTTAGTCCCTTACTTGGAAACATTATGCTCAATGAATGTGACCACGAGTTGGAAAAGCGAGGGCATAGATTTGTGCGTTATGCAGACGATATGATGATTTTTTGCAAAAGCAAGAAAGCAGCAAAGCGTGCGCTTGACCATATACTTCCGTTCATCGAAGGGAAGTTATTTCTCAAGGTAAACAGGGAGAAAACTAAGATCTCGCACGTAAACTATGTAAAGTATTTGGGATATAGCTTTTACATCTACAGAGGATTTGGGCGACTGAGAATCCATCCTAAAAGCATCCAGAAACTCAAAGATAAAATCCGAGAAGTGACTGGACGGAGCAACGGGATGGGAATCGAAGAACGGAGAACAAAACTCAACCAGATAGTGCGAGGCTGGACGAACTACTTTAAACTGGCCGACGCTAGAAATCTACTTAAGACACTGGATGAGTGGCTAAGAAGTCGCATACGGATGGTTACCTGGAAGCGATGGAAGAGAACCCGAACGCGATTTGAAAACCTCAAGAAAGTAGGTATACAAGAGGAACAAGCGTGGATGTGGGCAAACACAAGAAAAGGCTATTGGCGTACTGCCCATAGCCCGATTTTGACAAAAGCCTTATCCAATAAGCGTTTCGAACGGATTGGATATCTCAGTTTTAGTTATTCTGCGAAGTAA
- a CDS encoding DNA-directed RNA polymerase subunit alpha C-terminal domain-containing protein: MEEDNEWEESCSMVIEGKATRFICDLCQKEYSTREAAEKCQEWCQRFVDSPNLTNLKLSPRVFNALYRAKIYTVSDLKKHSEEELLVIEGFGRKSVLEVREKLKQYEEVL; this comes from the coding sequence GTGGAAGAAGATAATGAGTGGGAGGAGAGTTGTTCGATGGTAATTGAAGGTAAGGCGACCCGGTTTATTTGTGATCTATGCCAAAAGGAGTACTCCACGAGAGAGGCGGCTGAAAAATGCCAAGAGTGGTGTCAGCGTTTTGTGGATTCTCCCAATCTTACGAATTTGAAGCTTAGCCCGAGGGTTTTTAATGCCCTTTATCGCGCGAAAATTTATACGGTAAGTGATTTGAAGAAGCATTCTGAGGAGGAACTTCTTGTGATCGAAGGATTCGGGAGGAAAAGCGTACTCGAGGTGAGAGAGAAACTGAAGCAGTATGAGGAAGTTTTGTAG
- a CDS encoding DUF1659 domain-containing protein has translation MAVSKTPVTSSIRLSLVTGLDTQGAPILKQTNLSNVKSNALDQDLFDVANALVGLQEYSVHKIQRLDTAELIEMV, from the coding sequence ATGGCAGTATCCAAAACCCCTGTAACATCAAGCATTCGACTCAGCTTAGTTACAGGATTAGACACTCAAGGTGCCCCGATCCTCAAGCAAACAAACCTCAGCAACGTCAAATCAAATGCCTTAGATCAGGATTTGTTTGATGTGGCCAATGCGCTCGTAGGCTTGCAAGAGTACAGCGTGCACAAAATTCAACGACTCGACACGGCTGAATTAATTGAAATGGTCTAA
- a CDS encoding DUF2922 family protein, whose product MATTQVLKMVFLTPLNKQVTISLNNPKDTLTAAEVQGVMDTMIARNIFMTTNGELASKVSARIIDTTTNELFTA is encoded by the coding sequence TTGGCTACCACCCAAGTTTTGAAAATGGTTTTTCTAACCCCGCTCAACAAGCAGGTGACCATCAGCCTGAATAACCCCAAAGATACCCTGACTGCCGCCGAAGTCCAGGGAGTTATGGACACAATGATCGCTAGAAACATCTTCATGACTACCAACGGCGAGCTTGCCTCGAAAGTAAGCGCCCGGATTATTGACACCACGACGAACGAACTGTTCACTGCCTAA
- a CDS encoding YvrJ family protein has protein sequence MEELLKLTANYGFPMVVAGYLLVRLEPTIKELQKSITSLTIVVARQSGMDKDEIYDLINNKKVS, from the coding sequence ATGGAAGAGCTATTGAAGCTAACCGCCAATTATGGTTTCCCGATGGTTGTCGCCGGATATCTTCTAGTGAGGCTGGAACCGACCATCAAAGAATTGCAAAAAAGCATCACCTCGCTCACAATCGTCGTAGCCCGTCAGAGCGGGATGGACAAGGATGAGATCTATGACCTTATCAATAACAAAAAAGTAAGCTAA
- a CDS encoding thermonuclease family protein, protein MKKIKRRAAAPLLTLFLAGLLGLGNYGVNVKPDWSGLPKSPNDSPITDNTASQPKPEFQQPESPARQREQETGICIIAYDGDTITVRLTQSPQNPIKVRLIGIDTPELKKGEFGETARDYLKSMVLGQKVRLVYDTDRLDKYGRTLAYVYLQDGTLINACLLEEGYARVMTVPPNIAHAAEFNQLQAEAKEKQKGIWSIPPPKSTWREEKIVQDWKF, encoded by the coding sequence ATGAAAAAGATAAAAAGACGCGCAGCAGCCCCTCTCCTCACACTTTTCCTTGCAGGATTGCTGGGTCTCGGAAATTATGGGGTTAACGTCAAGCCCGATTGGAGCGGCCTACCGAAATCACCGAATGACTCACCAATCACAGATAATACAGCGTCTCAGCCAAAGCCGGAATTTCAGCAGCCCGAGTCTCCAGCTAGGCAAAGGGAACAAGAAACCGGGATCTGTATTATTGCCTATGATGGCGATACCATTACGGTAAGGCTGACCCAATCTCCTCAAAACCCAATCAAGGTTCGTTTAATCGGTATCGATACCCCAGAACTCAAAAAGGGCGAGTTTGGCGAAACTGCCCGTGATTACCTGAAATCGATGGTGTTGGGCCAGAAGGTTCGCTTAGTCTACGACACGGATCGTTTGGACAAATACGGGCGCACACTGGCTTATGTTTATCTCCAAGACGGAACTTTGATCAATGCCTGTTTATTAGAGGAAGGCTATGCTCGAGTCATGACAGTTCCCCCGAATATCGCTCATGCTGCGGAGTTTAATCAGCTACAGGCTGAAGCTAAAGAAAAGCAAAAAGGAATTTGGTCAATTCCGCCGCCCAAATCAACTTGGCGTGAGGAAAAGATTGTTCAAGATTGGAAATTCTGA
- a CDS encoding N-acetylmuramoyl-L-alanine amidase, translating to MKPLPIICIDPGHNNSGADAGAEGNSLREQDLTLDIALHLKTLLEYNGFTVILTREGDVVHGPHQTEKQSLQARCNIANKAGADLFLSIHINAGGGTGTEIYVLPGGQAEIMATVLLPYLSQEGSWPNRGVKTNRRFYVLVNTDMPAVLTENGFIDHPKDAQKLGNPIFRKNLARAHAKGICAYYGIEFRDPEDKK from the coding sequence GTGAAACCCTTGCCGATTATTTGTATTGATCCCGGACACAACAACTCAGGAGCCGATGCCGGTGCCGAAGGAAACAGCCTGCGCGAGCAGGATCTTACCTTGGATATTGCTCTACACTTAAAAACCTTACTTGAATATAACGGCTTTACAGTTATATTGACCCGAGAAGGAGACGTTGTTCACGGACCGCATCAAACCGAAAAGCAGTCCTTGCAAGCTCGGTGCAATATAGCCAATAAGGCCGGAGCGGACTTGTTCCTGTCGATTCACATCAATGCGGGAGGCGGAACTGGGACAGAGATATACGTTTTACCCGGCGGGCAGGCAGAAATAATGGCCACGGTACTGCTTCCCTATTTATCTCAGGAAGGTTCCTGGCCAAATCGTGGTGTTAAAACCAACAGGCGTTTTTACGTATTGGTCAATACCGATATGCCGGCAGTATTAACCGAAAACGGATTTATCGATCATCCGAAGGATGCCCAAAAGCTTGGGAATCCGATATTCCGAAAAAATCTGGCTCGTGCTCATGCCAAAGGAATCTGCGCTTATTATGGGATAGAATTTCGCGATCCAGAGGATAAGAAGTGA
- a CDS encoding type I restriction endonuclease subunit R, whose product MPYFNIVAQTNENTVVTEYEPVKTRSDSYQSEAALEKEFIRLLCEQGYEYLQIHTEKDLISNLRRELEGLNNYQFSDTEWEQFFSNAVANPNEHIVEKTRKIQEDFVQVLKRDDGTSKNITLIDKNNIHNNCLQVINQYVIGTADGAKYDNRYDVTVLVNGLPLVHIELKRRGVAIREAFNQINRYQRDSFWAGCGLFEYVQIFVISNGTNTKYYSNSTRFNAIKDANSGKTKKGKTSNSFEFTSFWADANNRVIPDLIDFTKTFFAKHSLLNVLTKYCIFTSENMLMVMRPYQITATERILNRIEIANNYKKYGSVAGGGYIWHTTGSGKTLTSFKTARLASQLPYIDKVLFVVDRKDLDYQTMKEYDRFEKGAANSNTSTAILKKQLENPNAHIIITTIQKLASFIKKYKGHEVFDKHVVIIFDECHRSQFGDMHTAIVKNFKKYHLFGFTGTPIFAANSGASKNPQFFTTAQTFGDQLHTYTIVDAINDKNVLPFRVDYIKTMDTDEKIDDEMVWDINREKAMMAPQRIALVTKYILEHFDQKTYRGDKTYIFNSLTNIAAVASAERGAVEEIKQKQRLSGFNSIFAVASVPMAKLYYQEFQKQMAADPTRKLRVATIFSYGANEEETDGILDEENSEDTSALDQNSRDFLEAAIRDYNEMFHTNYDTSSDKFQNYYKDVSLRMKNKELDLLIVVNMFLTGFDATTLNTLWVDKNLKMHGLIQAFSRTNRILNSIKTFGNIVCFRNLQKRVDSAISLFGDKNAGGIVLLQSFKDYYYGYISVDDKPMPGYVDMMEELNDKFPLTEPQIIGEQNQKDFIALLGAILRMRNLLVSFDEFKDKELITERDLQDYLGRYQDLRDEWKRKREAGESTDIIDDIVFEVELIKQIEINIDYILMLVKKYHDTHCEDKEVLITIKKAIDASPELRSKKQLIETFIAGINDADDVMSEWHDYVVKQREEELETIITEEKLKPEDTRKFLDNAFRDGEIKTAGTDIDKIMPPVSRFGGGGRAKKKQGVIDRLKAFFEKYFGIGGSASFTEPEGEPVVFESVTQSNLSMVAENPSQYGSDN is encoded by the coding sequence GTGCCTTATTTCAATATCGTTGCTCAGACAAATGAAAATACGGTAGTCACAGAATATGAGCCTGTCAAGACACGTTCTGACAGCTACCAGAGTGAAGCAGCATTGGAAAAGGAATTCATTCGCCTGCTTTGTGAACAGGGCTATGAGTATCTGCAAATCCATACGGAAAAGGATCTAATTAGCAATCTCCGCAGAGAACTGGAGGGACTGAATAACTATCAGTTTTCCGATACGGAATGGGAACAGTTCTTTTCAAATGCTGTTGCCAATCCAAATGAGCATATTGTGGAAAAGACCCGTAAGATACAGGAGGACTTTGTCCAAGTGCTTAAGAGGGATGATGGCACTTCCAAGAACATCACCCTCATCGATAAAAATAATATCCACAACAACTGTCTGCAGGTTATTAACCAGTATGTCATCGGCACAGCAGATGGTGCAAAATATGACAATCGCTATGATGTGACCGTGCTTGTCAACGGTCTGCCATTGGTACATATTGAACTGAAGCGACGTGGGGTTGCTATCCGTGAGGCATTTAATCAGATCAACCGCTATCAGCGTGACTCATTTTGGGCAGGCTGTGGTCTGTTTGAATATGTGCAGATCTTTGTGATCTCCAACGGGACAAACACAAAGTATTATTCCAACAGTACCCGTTTCAATGCCATCAAGGATGCGAATTCCGGCAAGACCAAAAAAGGAAAGACGAGCAACAGTTTTGAGTTCACTTCCTTTTGGGCAGATGCCAATAACCGTGTGATTCCAGACTTGATTGATTTCACAAAGACATTTTTCGCCAAACACTCGCTGCTGAATGTTCTGACCAAGTATTGTATTTTCACATCGGAAAATATGCTGATGGTCATGCGCCCCTATCAGATTACTGCTACAGAGCGAATCTTAAACAGAATCGAAATTGCAAATAACTATAAAAAATATGGCAGTGTGGCAGGTGGCGGATATATCTGGCACACTACTGGCTCTGGCAAAACACTGACCTCCTTTAAGACGGCAAGACTGGCTTCTCAGCTGCCTTACATTGACAAGGTGCTGTTTGTGGTAGACCGTAAGGATTTGGACTACCAGACCATGAAGGAATATGACCGCTTTGAAAAAGGTGCTGCCAACAGCAACACCTCCACGGCAATTCTGAAAAAACAGTTAGAAAATCCAAATGCACACATCATCATTACTACGATTCAGAAACTGGCATCTTTCATAAAGAAATACAAAGGGCATGAAGTGTTTGATAAACACGTAGTCATTATTTTTGATGAATGCCACCGCAGCCAGTTTGGGGATATGCATACCGCAATCGTCAAGAATTTCAAAAAGTATCATCTGTTCGGATTTACCGGGACACCTATTTTTGCGGCTAACTCAGGTGCATCGAAAAATCCGCAGTTTTTTACAACAGCGCAGACCTTTGGCGACCAACTTCACACTTATACGATTGTGGATGCCATCAATGACAAGAATGTACTTCCTTTCCGAGTGGATTACATCAAGACAATGGATACCGATGAAAAGATTGATGACGAAATGGTGTGGGACATCAACCGGGAAAAGGCTATGATGGCACCGCAGCGTATCGCCCTTGTGACGAAATATATTCTGGAGCATTTTGACCAGAAGACCTACCGTGGGGACAAGACCTATATTTTCAATTCTCTCACAAATATCGCTGCGGTTGCTTCTGCCGAAAGAGGTGCTGTAGAGGAAATCAAACAGAAACAACGTCTCAGCGGATTCAATTCCATTTTTGCCGTGGCATCCGTGCCGATGGCAAAGCTGTATTATCAAGAATTCCAAAAGCAGATGGCAGCTGACCCAACACGAAAACTGCGTGTGGCTACCATTTTCAGCTATGGTGCAAACGAGGAAGAAACGGATGGTATATTAGACGAGGAAAATTCAGAGGACACTTCTGCCCTTGACCAGAACTCCCGTGATTTCCTTGAGGCAGCTATCCGTGACTATAATGAAATGTTCCATACGAACTATGATACATCCAGTGACAAATTCCAGAACTACTATAAAGATGTATCCCTGCGTATGAAGAACAAAGAACTGGATTTGCTGATTGTAGTCAATATGTTCCTCACAGGCTTTGATGCCACCACGCTGAACACGCTGTGGGTGGACAAAAATTTGAAAATGCATGGACTGATTCAGGCTTTCTCAAGAACAAACCGCATACTGAACTCTATCAAGACCTTTGGCAATATTGTATGTTTCCGCAATCTGCAAAAGCGTGTAGACAGTGCCATATCCCTCTTTGGGGATAAGAATGCCGGAGGAATCGTTCTGCTCCAGAGTTTTAAGGACTACTACTACGGATATATTTCCGTGGATGATAAGCCAATGCCTGGATATGTGGATATGATGGAGGAACTGAATGATAAGTTCCCGCTTACAGAGCCACAGATTATTGGGGAGCAGAACCAGAAGGATTTTATAGCCTTGTTAGGTGCAATCCTTCGTATGCGAAATCTCCTTGTCTCCTTTGATGAATTTAAGGACAAGGAATTGATTACCGAACGTGACTTGCAGGATTATCTTGGCAGGTATCAGGATTTGCGTGATGAATGGAAACGCAAGCGTGAAGCCGGAGAAAGCACGGATATTATTGATGATATTGTGTTTGAAGTGGAACTGATCAAGCAGATAGAAATTAATATCGATTATATTCTGATGCTTGTTAAGAAGTACCATGATACCCATTGCGAGGACAAGGAAGTTCTGATTACCATCAAGAAAGCAATTGATGCCAGCCCAGAACTCCGTAGTAAGAAACAGCTGATTGAAACATTTATTGCAGGTATCAATGATGCAGATGATGTAATGTCTGAGTGGCACGATTATGTTGTAAAACAGCGTGAAGAAGAATTAGAAACAATTATCACAGAAGAAAAGCTGAAGCCGGAAGATACACGCAAATTCCTCGATAACGCATTCCGTGATGGTGAAATCAAGACTGCTGGGACGGATATCGATAAGATTATGCCTCCTGTTTCCCGATTTGGTGGCGGTGGCAGAGCCAAGAAAAAGCAGGGTGTTATTGATAGGCTGAAGGCATTCTTTGAGAAGTATTTTGGCATTGGCGGTTCTGCATCGTTTACAGAGCCGGAAGGTGAACCAGTGGTATTTGAATCTGTCACACAAAGTAATCTGTCAATGGTGGCAGAGAATCCATCCCAATATGGTTCGGATAATTAA
- a CDS encoding restriction endonuclease subunit S — protein MSKLEELIEEFCPDGVEYKTFGELATILRGASPRPIKNFITSDEDGVNWIKIGDVAIGSKYVTHANEKITAKGAEKSRKVKKGDFILSNSMSFGRPYILAIDGCIHDGWLAISDFNDTFVTDFLYYLLNSTAVQQEMAKRASFGGAVQNLNADSVKSLMLPVPPLPVQREIVRILDNFTELTAELTAELTAELIARKRQYEYYRNQLLACHCEYINFKRCCIMSRGEYITKKDSKVGNIPVILGGQEPAYYIDHPNHMGKAIVISRSGASAGFVSYWDEPIFVTDGFIIEATENNNIRFLYYYFKNLQPVLNKSKRGAGVPHITGETISSITLPALSLEEQSRIVAILDRFDALCNDISTGLPAEIEARKKQYEYYRDKLLTFKELS, from the coding sequence ATGAGTAAGTTGGAGGAATTGATAGAGGAATTTTGTCCGGATGGGGTGGAATATAAAACTTTTGGAGAACTAGCTACTATTTTGCGTGGTGCATCTCCAAGACCAATTAAGAATTTCATAACTTCTGATGAAGATGGAGTGAATTGGATTAAAATTGGTGATGTAGCTATTGGGAGCAAATATGTCACTCATGCAAATGAAAAAATAACAGCTAAAGGTGCAGAAAAATCAAGAAAGGTAAAAAAAGGCGATTTTATTCTTTCTAATTCTATGAGTTTCGGACGCCCCTATATTTTAGCAATTGATGGCTGCATTCACGATGGTTGGCTTGCTATAAGTGATTTTAATGATACTTTTGTCACAGATTTTCTATATTATCTTTTAAATTCCACAGCTGTTCAGCAGGAAATGGCTAAAAGGGCATCTTTTGGTGGTGCTGTTCAAAATCTTAATGCAGATAGTGTAAAGTCTTTAATGTTACCCGTTCCCCCTTTACCAGTCCAGCGTGAAATTGTCCGTATTCTGGACAATTTCACTGAGCTTACAGCCGAGCTTACAGCCGAGCTTACAGCCGAGCTTATAGCGAGAAAAAGACAGTATGAGTATTATAGAAATCAATTGTTGGCTTGCCATTGCGAATACATAAATTTTAAACGGTGTTGTATTATGTCACGTGGTGAATACATAACAAAAAAGGATTCTAAAGTTGGAAATATACCAGTGATTTTAGGCGGGCAAGAACCTGCATACTATATCGACCACCCAAATCATATGGGAAAAGCCATTGTCATTTCAAGAAGCGGTGCGTCTGCTGGATTTGTTTCTTATTGGGATGAACCAATATTTGTAACAGATGGTTTTATTATTGAAGCAACAGAAAATAATAATATCCGATTTCTATATTACTATTTTAAAAATTTGCAACCTGTGCTAAATAAATCAAAACGTGGTGCAGGAGTTCCCCATATCACTGGTGAAACCATAAGCTCTATTACACTGCCAGCGTTATCCCTTGAAGAACAAAGCCGCATTGTTGCCATTCTTGACCGCTTCGACGCCCTTTGCAACGACATTTCCACAGGACTACCTGCTGAAATCGAAGCCCGCAAAAAACAATACGAATATTATCGTGATAAATTATTAACCTTTAAAGAACTTTCATAG
- a CDS encoding type I restriction-modification system subunit M yields MIDTKKEQERDELHRAIWAIADELRGAVDGWDFKNYVLGTMFYRYISENLCSYINSGEAEAGNTEFDFAKMSDDEAEEARDGLIEEKGFFILPSELFCNVRAKAANDENLNETLEKVFRHIEESAKGSDAESDFAGLFDDFDVNSNKLGSTVAKRNEKLVKLLNGVGEMNLGEVKDHSIDAFGDAYEYLMSMYASNAGKSGGEFYTPADVSELLTRLGIVGKTEINKVYDPACGSGSLLLKAEKILGKDAIRNGFYGQEINITTYNLCRINMFLHDIGFDKFNVACEDTLTAPQHWDDEPFELIVSNPPYSIKWAGDENPLLINDPRFAPAGVLAPKSKADLAFIMHSLSWLAPNGTAAIVCFPGIMYRGGAEQKIRKYLVDNNYVDCIIQLPSNLFFGTSIATCIMVMKKNKNDNKTLFIDASNECIKVTNNNKLTTDNIEHIVDIFANREEVEHLSHLASYEEITENDYNLSVSTYVETEDTREKVDIVKLNAEVEEIVMHEDELREAIRNIIEEIEVGE; encoded by the coding sequence ATGATTGATACAAAGAAAGAACAAGAGCGTGATGAACTGCATCGTGCGATATGGGCAATCGCTGATGAACTGCGTGGTGCTGTAGATGGATGGGACTTCAAAAACTATGTTCTCGGCACTATGTTTTATAGATATATTTCCGAAAACCTGTGTAGCTATATCAACAGTGGTGAAGCAGAGGCAGGCAACACAGAGTTTGACTTTGCAAAAATGTCTGACGATGAAGCGGAAGAAGCACGGGACGGTTTGATCGAGGAAAAAGGCTTTTTCATCCTGCCTAGTGAACTGTTCTGCAATGTCAGAGCAAAGGCTGCGAACGATGAAAATCTGAATGAAACACTGGAAAAGGTGTTCCGTCACATTGAGGAATCCGCAAAGGGCAGCGATGCAGAGAGCGATTTTGCAGGGCTGTTTGATGATTTTGATGTGAACAGCAATAAACTTGGTTCTACGGTTGCCAAAAGAAATGAAAAACTAGTAAAACTGTTAAACGGTGTTGGTGAAATGAACCTTGGCGAAGTCAAAGATCACTCGATTGATGCCTTTGGCGATGCTTACGAATATCTCATGTCTATGTATGCCTCCAACGCAGGAAAATCCGGTGGGGAGTTTTATACACCGGCAGATGTTTCCGAACTGCTGACCAGATTAGGAATTGTGGGCAAAACAGAAATCAACAAGGTCTATGATCCTGCTTGTGGTTCCGGTTCTCTGTTGCTGAAAGCAGAAAAAATCTTGGGAAAAGATGCTATCCGCAACGGTTTCTATGGACAGGAAATCAATATCACCACCTACAACCTTTGCCGCATCAATATGTTCTTGCACGACATTGGCTTTGATAAATTTAATGTTGCTTGTGAGGATACTCTAACAGCACCACAGCACTGGGACGATGAGCCATTTGAATTGATTGTTTCTAATCCGCCTTACTCTATCAAGTGGGCAGGTGATGAAAACCCACTGCTCATCAATGACCCTCGTTTTGCTCCTGCCGGAGTGCTTGCGCCAAAGAGCAAAGCTGACCTTGCCTTTATCATGCACAGTCTTTCATGGCTTGCACCTAATGGCACAGCTGCGATTGTTTGTTTCCCCGGCATTATGTACCGTGGCGGAGCAGAGCAGAAGATTCGTAAGTATCTAGTTGATAACAACTATGTGGACTGCATAATCCAGTTGCCGAGCAACCTGTTCTTTGGCACCTCTATTGCCACCTGTATCATGGTAATGAAGAAAAACAAGAATGACAACAAGACACTGTTTATTGATGCTTCTAACGAGTGCATCAAGGTGACAAATAACAATAAGCTGACTACGGACAATATCGAGCATATAGTAGACATATTTGCAAATCGTGAGGAAGTGGAACACTTATCCCATCTTGCCAGCTATGAAGAAATCACAGAAAACGATTATAACTTATCTGTTTCTACATATGTAGAAACTGAGGATACCCGTGAAAAAGTGGACATTGTAAAGCTGAATGCAGAGGTTGAAGAAATCGTAATGCATGAGGATGAACTGCGTGAAGCGATTCGCAACATCATCGAAGAAATCGAGGTGGGCGAATGA
- a CDS encoding helix-turn-helix domain-containing protein: protein MAVSYKNLFHLLIEKDMTNAQLMQEAGFSANIITRLKRNGYISLDSVESICRVLNCGVDDILEFIPEDGGKEND, encoded by the coding sequence ATGGCAGTCAGTTATAAAAACCTTTTCCATTTATTGATAGAAAAAGATATGACGAACGCACAGTTGATGCAGGAAGCAGGATTTTCTGCTAATATAATCACACGATTAAAACGGAATGGTTATATTTCGCTCGATAGTGTGGAAAGTATCTGCCGTGTTTTAAATTGTGGTGTGGACGATATTTTGGAATTTATACCAGAAGACGGAGGAAAAGAGAATGATTGA
- a CDS encoding ATP-binding protein, translating to MNLSNQSELLFKVIADRAERRSVIVSTNLKFSDWVTMFKNLTMVTARIDRLTFRSHVLNINSDQPYRAEYYDKSN from the coding sequence ATGAATTTAAGCAATCAATCGGAGTTATTATTCAAAGTTATTGCTGACAGAGCTGAACGTCGAAGCGTAATCGTTTCAACAAACCTGAAATTCTCAGATTGGGTCACAATGTTTAAAAATCTCACAATGGTCACCGCTCGTATTGATCGGTTAACGTTCAGATCCCATGTATTAAACATAAATTCTGATCAGCCCTACAGGGCTGAGTATTACGACAAGAGTAATTAG
- a CDS encoding helix-turn-helix domain-containing protein yields the protein MSQRFYKVSHVAEVLNVNYSTVWHWIDSGKLSALKIGRNYRISEEAILDFIRESIKYQDKKEEQNQLKEGLMKSILKTYYPETLAKERVEKFKKDLEQLENRHKED from the coding sequence ATGAGCCAGCGATTTTACAAGGTTTCACACGTTGCCGAGGTTTTGAATGTAAATTATTCAACCGTATGGCATTGGATTGACTCAGGGAAGTTATCCGCCTTGAAAATAGGGCGGAACTACCGAATCAGCGAGGAAGCTATTTTAGACTTTATTCGAGAGAGCATTAAATACCAAGACAAGAAGGAAGAGCAGAACCAACTAAAAGAGGGGCTGATGAAAAGTATTCTTAAAACCTATTACCCTGAGACTTTAGCAAAAGAACGGGTTGAGAAATTCAAGAAAGACCTTGAGCAATTAGAGAACCGACACAAAGAGGACTAA